A window from Balearica regulorum gibbericeps isolate bBalReg1 chromosome 1, bBalReg1.pri, whole genome shotgun sequence encodes these proteins:
- the PAX4 gene encoding paired box protein Pax-4 — translation MQRGPQHHRSRTLQSLRTWSSPGEPGTDGQAASPLAASPVRRHRLLGLSPAPSSVNQLGGLFVNGCPLPACKRKRIIELAACGVRTSDISRSLKVSNGCVSKILGRYYRTGAVEPKAIGGSKPRMATPEVVARIAQLKLEQPSLFAWEIRRQLHAEGVCASNRTPSVSSINRVLRNLPSDLRLAAERAGAAVSPGTQHPPQSSASDRGLPLSTQHRNRTIFSSKQSEALEKEFQRGQYPDTVTRERLAAATQLPDTTIRVWFSNRRAKWRREAKQKLEAGGAGSWCNWMLPHGAAVAAFHPCSATAIGSAQHPPATPAASPQPLHGHGHGHGHGHGLTAYPGTPAPLHLCTSGPCAWDDACCGLAPGSSPPRAPWQPLESPPFALLPPQAHLHPAASLLPGPPLSPPAPPLHTSSPEPLARLHALGCPWL, via the exons ATGCAGAGGGGTCCTCAGCACCACCGGTCCCGCACCCTGCAAAGCCTCAGGACCTGGAGCTCTCCCGGGGAGCCGGGGACGGACGGGCAGGCAGCGTCCCCCCTCGCAGCAAGCCCTGTCCGCCGTCACCGGCTGCTCGgcctctccccagcacccagcagcgTGAACCAGCTGGGGGGTCTCTTCGTGAacggctgccccctccccgcctgcaAGAGGAAGAGGATCATCGAGCTGGCGGCATGCGGCGTCCGGACCTCGGACATCTCCCGCAGCCTCAAG GTGTCCAACGGCTGCGTCAGCAAGATCCTGGGCCGCTACTACCGGACGGGGGCCGTGGAGCCCAAGGCCATCGGGGGCAGCAAGCCCCGCATGGCCACCCCTGAGGTGGTGGCCCGGATCGCGCAGCTGAAGCTGGAGCAGCCGTCCCTCTTCGCCTGGGAGATCCGCCGGCAGCTGCACGCCGAGGGCGTCTGCGCCAGCAACAGGACCCCCAGC GTCTCCTCCATCAACCGGGTGCTGAGGAACCTGCCCAGCGACCTGCGGCTGGCGGCTGAGCGGG CTGGTGCCGCTGTCTCCCCGGGGACCCAGCACCCTCCACAGAGCTCCGCATCCGACCGAGGACTCCCGCTGAGCACCCAGCACAGGAACAGGACAATCTTCTCCAGCAAGCAGTCGGAGGCCCTGGAGAAAG AGTTTCAGAGGGGACAGTACCCGGACACCGTCACCCGGGAGAGACTGGCCGCAGCCACCCAGCTCCCTGACACAACCATCAGG gtCTGGTTCTCAAACCGACGGGCGAAATGGAGACGCGAGGCCAAGCAGAAGCTGGAGGCTGGCGGTGCAG GCTCCTGGTGCAACTGGATGCTGCCCCACGGGGCGGCCGTGGCTGCTTTCCACCCCTGCTCCGCGACAGCCATCGGCTCCGCACAG CATCCCCCAGCCACCCCTGCCGCCTCGCCACAGCCCCTCCACGGCCACGGCCACGGCCACGGCCACGGCCACGGCCTCACCGCCTATCCTGgcaccccggccccgctgcaCCTCTGCACCTCTGGTCCCTGTGCCTGGGACGACGCTTGCTGCG GCCTGGcccctggcagcagcccccctCGGGCTCCCTGGCAACCTCTGGAGAGCCCCCCCTttgccctgctgcccccccagGCTCACCTGCACCCcgctgccagcctgctgcccGGACCCCCGCTGAGCCCCCCGGCACCGCCGCTCCACACCAGCTCACCAGAGCCCCTCGCTCGCCTCCACGCACTGGGGTGCCCCTGGCTCTGA